A region of Thermovibrio ammonificans HB-1 DNA encodes the following proteins:
- a CDS encoding ABC transporter permease, translating to MEQLLNKHLILTLLFSYFLVFLVILFDRKFSVGMWRELLTSSLLSLVQLIAVAFVILYLLKLNVEALNFAVVLLFYFNASLIAARRFTLKAYPKRRVFLIVFATISLITTAVLTLLYLAGLLTLKPNSLIPLAGIVTAAGMRSLSLAFKYFKSKVEALSDVLLGMFALGASDVEVFKFLFRSLIDDITVPVRDMFRSAGIVHIPGVMVGLLVAGIFPLKAALFQFAILSTMVFQFTFVPAVALFSLIYTSGLKLEA from the coding sequence ATGGAGCAGCTTCTAAACAAACACCTTATACTGACCCTGCTTTTTTCCTACTTCCTCGTTTTTCTGGTGATACTCTTCGACAGGAAGTTCTCTGTGGGTATGTGGAGGGAGCTTCTCACCTCCTCCCTCCTCTCCCTTGTTCAACTGATTGCCGTAGCTTTCGTTATTCTCTACCTCCTGAAGCTCAACGTAGAAGCACTCAACTTCGCCGTGGTTCTGCTCTTTTACTTCAACGCCTCCCTCATAGCGGCCCGCAGGTTCACCCTTAAGGCCTACCCCAAAAGACGCGTCTTCCTCATAGTTTTTGCGACCATATCCCTTATCACAACCGCGGTTTTAACGCTTCTGTACTTGGCCGGTTTACTCACCTTGAAACCCAACTCCCTCATTCCCCTTGCTGGCATAGTAACTGCTGCCGGTATGAGGAGCCTCTCCCTGGCCTTTAAGTACTTTAAGTCTAAGGTTGAAGCTCTCTCAGACGTTCTGCTTGGAATGTTTGCCCTGGGAGCCTCCGACGTTGAAGTCTTCAAATTCCTCTTCCGCTCCCTCATAGACGACATAACCGTTCCCGTCAGGGACATGTTCCGCTCTGCCGGAATAGTTCACATTCCCGGCGTTATGGTTGGGCTACTTGTGGCGGGCATCTTCCCTCTAAAGGCTGCCCTGTTTCAGTTTGCTATACTTAGCACAATGGTTTTTCAGTTTACCTTTGTTCCCGCTGTTGCCCTCTTTTCCCTTATCTACACATCCGGACTCAAACTGGAGGCTTAA
- a CDS encoding sigma-54-dependent transcriptional regulator, protein MQECRVLVVEDDPTQRELLVELLREEGFNVSSAPSAERALRLFQKERFDVVVTDVRLEGMSGLELLERLKELDSAVEVIVITAFSSVEDAIKAIKAGAFHYVTKPFEPEVLLNLVAKACQLASLRRPSKECCGIVYASKQMEEVVRQASLFAKSDAPVLITGESGTGKELLARFIHKESGRKGPFIAVNCAAIPKDLFEAELFGYERGAFTGATSSKAGLVEEAEGGTLFLDEVGELPLELQPKLLRFLQEGEFRRVGDTKLRRSNVRIVAATNRDLEGLVSEGLFREDLFYRLSVLNLRVPPLRERPEDVPVLIGHFLEKYSDKYKKEVKLSPEALSLLLSYPYPGNVRELENLIHRIVVLSQGEVTPQLVEALLGSKSSHSSFEVDFSRPLPEQVAQFEKRMIEEALKRTNYVQTKAAKLLGIDEKSLRYKRKKYGI, encoded by the coding sequence TTGCAGGAGTGCAGAGTTCTTGTGGTTGAAGACGACCCGACTCAGAGGGAGCTTCTTGTAGAGCTCCTTCGTGAGGAGGGTTTTAACGTTTCTTCCGCTCCGAGTGCCGAGAGGGCCTTAAGGCTTTTTCAGAAGGAGCGTTTTGACGTTGTTGTTACAGACGTTCGCCTTGAGGGTATGAGCGGGCTGGAGCTTTTAGAGCGTTTGAAGGAGCTTGACTCCGCGGTAGAGGTGATAGTTATAACGGCCTTTAGCAGCGTGGAAGATGCTATTAAGGCTATTAAGGCGGGAGCTTTCCACTACGTTACCAAGCCTTTTGAGCCGGAAGTCCTTTTAAATCTTGTGGCTAAGGCGTGTCAGCTCGCTTCTCTTCGGAGGCCCTCTAAGGAGTGTTGCGGTATCGTTTACGCCTCTAAGCAGATGGAGGAGGTTGTCCGTCAGGCTTCTCTCTTTGCAAAGAGTGATGCCCCGGTTTTGATTACAGGGGAGAGCGGAACAGGCAAGGAGCTTCTGGCCCGTTTCATCCACAAGGAAAGCGGCCGCAAGGGCCCCTTTATAGCCGTTAACTGTGCGGCAATTCCCAAAGACCTCTTTGAAGCAGAGCTTTTCGGCTACGAGAGGGGAGCTTTTACCGGCGCAACTTCCTCTAAGGCCGGCCTTGTGGAGGAGGCCGAAGGGGGAACTCTCTTCTTAGACGAAGTGGGTGAGCTTCCCCTTGAACTCCAGCCGAAGCTCCTCCGTTTCCTTCAGGAGGGGGAGTTCCGTCGCGTTGGCGATACCAAGCTGCGCCGCTCCAACGTTAGGATAGTTGCCGCAACAAACAGAGACCTTGAAGGGCTTGTTTCCGAAGGCCTTTTCAGGGAAGATCTCTTTTACAGGCTCAGCGTGTTGAACCTTCGGGTTCCGCCCCTGCGGGAAAGGCCGGAAGATGTTCCGGTTCTCATAGGCCATTTCCTCGAGAAATACTCGGATAAATACAAAAAGGAGGTGAAGCTCTCTCCGGAAGCTTTAAGCCTTTTGCTCTCCTATCCCTATCCCGGCAACGTCAGGGAGCTTGAGAATTTAATCCACAGGATAGTTGTCCTCTCCCAAGGGGAGGTAACTCCTCAACTCGTAGAGGCCCTTTTGGGCTCAAAGAGCAGCCACTCCTCTTTTGAAGTTGACTTCTCCCGTCCCCTTCCGGAGCAGGTGGCACAGTTTGAGAAAAGAATGATTGAAGAGGCCCTGAAAAGGACCAATTACGTCCAGACCAAAGCTGCTAAACTTCTCGGTATAGATGAAAAGTCCTTAAGATATAAGAGGAAAAAGTACGGAATATGA
- a CDS encoding DUF2202 domain-containing protein: protein MRKLLNLTLAALAALTVPAFAAPYGGCPVFNQGAQYYRSALSPQEVKDLLHMREEEKLARDVYLTLSSVYPIPVFRNIARAEQRHMDAVGTLLKRYGIKDPVAETGDRVGVFKDLELQKLYTELVNRGKRSLIDALKVGATVEDLDIKDLEEALSRTNRPDIKFVYSNLMKGSRNHMRAFVRTLRRFGSDYSPHYISRAEFNRILSTPHEVGPARTGLRRVELRGEVLAVYKRSGLGRTSVKWWVVELQTPQGRFSVFVSPSWLHPRLSLSPGDTVELEAFSPPYFGSSRFVACKLKNLTSGAVYDFSSWRKVCGRL, encoded by the coding sequence ATGAGAAAGCTTCTAAATCTGACGTTAGCCGCTTTAGCGGCCTTAACCGTTCCGGCGTTTGCCGCCCCTTACGGAGGATGCCCCGTTTTTAACCAGGGGGCTCAGTATTACCGTTCTGCCCTTTCACCTCAAGAGGTTAAAGACCTCCTCCACATGAGGGAGGAGGAAAAGCTCGCCCGTGACGTTTACCTTACCCTCTCTTCCGTATACCCCATTCCCGTTTTCAGGAACATCGCCCGTGCGGAGCAGCGCCATATGGACGCCGTTGGAACGCTTTTGAAACGCTACGGCATTAAAGACCCTGTTGCCGAAACCGGAGACCGGGTGGGCGTTTTTAAAGACCTAGAGCTTCAGAAGCTCTACACCGAGCTTGTTAACCGCGGGAAGCGCTCTCTTATAGACGCCCTTAAGGTGGGAGCAACCGTAGAAGACCTGGACATAAAAGACCTTGAAGAGGCCCTCTCCAGGACGAACCGCCCCGACATAAAGTTTGTCTACTCCAACCTTATGAAGGGCTCGAGAAACCATATGAGGGCCTTTGTGAGAACTCTCCGTCGTTTCGGTTCGGACTACTCCCCCCACTATATATCAAGAGCGGAGTTCAACCGGATACTCTCTACTCCCCACGAAGTAGGCCCTGCGAGAACGGGGCTCAGGAGGGTTGAACTCCGTGGCGAGGTCCTGGCAGTCTACAAGCGTTCCGGACTGGGCAGGACCTCTGTAAAGTGGTGGGTGGTGGAGCTTCAAACCCCCCAAGGAAGGTTTTCTGTATTCGTCTCCCCCTCTTGGCTCCACCCCCGCCTCTCCCTTTCTCCCGGAGATACCGTAGAGCTTGAAGCCTTTTCTCCTCCCTATTTTGGAAGCTCCCGGTTTGTCGCCTGTAAACTTAAAAACCTGACAAGCGGAGCTGTTTACGACTTCTCTTCCTGGAGGAAGGTCTGCGGGAGGCTGTAA
- a CDS encoding sensor histidine kinase, whose protein sequence is MRKERFVVPVVALFLLLGAALANLYYLHSELGKFYRLVIDEEVARIRSVVEGTIAAGGDPVEALSVYLEKSKLLKGVTFSLEGREVIVPGSQISKDYYKVTLSVKPFTFNLYIDASYLKELNKHILLASLFLIFFSLLSVSLLLWYMREFYKEKIALELEKKEKERLSTINLVIHSLLHEVKNRLNAFRLLLYRLEKTGDASYIEKLKGEVALLSRYIEETADLRRPLKLNRAPVRIDSLLREVAEKFKDLAEANGVKIEISVEPAELLADRDRLYSLFSDLLKNAIEALSSYRGERIVKITGRSFRDVYRVEVADSAGSLPKDAFKLFSSSKKGGFGLGLFNARRIALAHNGSLSARVEKGWTVFRVELPLR, encoded by the coding sequence ATGAGGAAGGAACGTTTTGTAGTTCCCGTTGTAGCCCTTTTTCTGCTTCTCGGGGCGGCCCTTGCCAACCTCTACTACCTCCACAGCGAGCTGGGGAAGTTCTACCGCCTTGTCATAGATGAGGAGGTTGCGCGGATTCGCTCCGTTGTGGAGGGGACGATAGCCGCAGGCGGAGACCCGGTTGAAGCCTTAAGCGTTTACCTTGAGAAATCTAAGCTCTTAAAGGGGGTTACATTCTCTTTGGAGGGTAGGGAAGTTATAGTCCCCGGTTCTCAAATCTCGAAGGACTACTACAAAGTGACCCTTTCGGTGAAACCTTTTACCTTTAACCTCTACATAGATGCCTCTTACCTTAAGGAGCTCAACAAACACATACTTCTGGCCTCTCTTTTCCTCATCTTCTTCTCTCTGCTGTCGGTCTCCCTGTTGCTCTGGTATATGCGGGAGTTCTACAAGGAGAAAATCGCCCTCGAGCTTGAGAAGAAGGAAAAGGAGCGCCTCTCCACTATTAACCTTGTGATTCACTCACTACTTCACGAGGTAAAGAACAGGCTCAACGCTTTCAGGCTCTTGCTGTACCGTTTGGAGAAAACGGGCGATGCCTCCTACATTGAAAAGCTCAAAGGCGAAGTTGCCCTTCTCTCCCGTTACATAGAGGAGACGGCCGACCTCCGAAGGCCTTTAAAGTTGAACCGGGCCCCCGTTAGAATAGACTCACTCCTTCGGGAAGTTGCAGAGAAGTTTAAGGACCTTGCCGAGGCCAACGGCGTTAAGATAGAGATTTCTGTTGAGCCTGCCGAGCTTCTCGCAGACAGAGACAGGCTCTACTCCCTCTTCTCCGACCTTTTAAAGAACGCCATAGAGGCTCTCTCTTCCTACCGGGGCGAGCGCATCGTGAAAATAACCGGTAGGAGCTTCCGAGATGTGTATAGGGTTGAAGTTGCCGACAGCGCCGGTTCACTCCCTAAAGACGCCTTTAAACTCTTCTCCTCCTCTAAAAAGGGAGGATTCGGCCTCGGGCTCTTTAACGCCCGCCGAATAGCCCTTGCCCACAACGGAAGCCTTTCTGCCAGGGTAGAGAAGGGCTGGACGGTTTTCCGGGTGGAGCTCCCCCTCAGGTAG
- a CDS encoding dynamin family protein, which yields MSKQAQTNNMLPKEEQRLTRELEKLLDVISMCRDINNDFRRQQFRKEFEEIEKKALEVFKQQLLHQENRGKINLTIIGNFSSGKSSIINALLGDDVCAVKVNPTTSSITRFIYGEEERIFQILSDGTKKEISKEKYLESSQHKISNMEKTEVAFFEYQYPSPLLENIILYDTPGFENPENKTDEIVTKTVFKEKADAVLFVQDISKPSLEETTKKRIETLKKEKADIPWILVLNKADIASEENINTVLSFWKENNNGLFNKVIVYSAKAVRDLQTIERAQREIESKIIDALLKKKTVSISIETDKKKPLFKKKRTSSRSQKVEIKLETDEGTEIFEYQTVGERDKKLFEAHKKLLETFKELSLQKEELLERRIQKLKKELVEVANKNLEKVKVSPEEFEPIQELKETLKFLNSLQEEARSTVIRNPRADLTAIVKDVLDYLERKRKLLKLDSTLIKKSKKAVKEAYSNTRDKLEAIRDFFTPIINHLEGQLKSLEARGKEQAKHTGEKLQKLKDTINSINKSIQTPQKQTSRKTKSNCIILNTRDLELIRQVKSIWKDVLKDALAADNELSHKSKRKSTILEKWIFLKDVKKFLKKELKIDEYLLDKALKQALHHDPRDPYPTFSETVNSFFEYLVELINENY from the coding sequence GTGAGCAAGCAAGCCCAAACGAACAACATGCTACCTAAAGAGGAACAAAGGTTAACCAGGGAACTGGAAAAGCTTTTAGATGTTATTTCAATGTGTAGAGATATTAACAACGATTTCAGAAGGCAACAGTTTAGAAAAGAATTTGAAGAGATAGAGAAGAAAGCCTTAGAAGTTTTTAAACAACAGCTACTGCACCAGGAAAATAGAGGGAAAATCAACTTAACAATCATAGGAAACTTTTCAAGCGGAAAATCTTCGATAATAAACGCTCTTTTAGGTGATGATGTATGCGCAGTAAAGGTAAACCCTACAACATCTTCAATAACGCGTTTTATCTATGGGGAAGAAGAGAGAATATTTCAAATTCTATCGGACGGAACGAAAAAGGAGATAAGCAAAGAGAAATATCTTGAAAGCTCTCAACATAAAATCTCTAACATGGAAAAGACAGAGGTTGCCTTTTTTGAGTATCAGTATCCGTCTCCCCTGCTTGAAAATATTATTCTTTATGATACTCCCGGTTTTGAGAACCCCGAAAATAAAACCGACGAAATAGTAACTAAAACAGTATTTAAAGAGAAAGCAGACGCAGTTTTATTTGTCCAGGACATTTCAAAGCCGTCTCTTGAAGAAACAACCAAAAAAAGAATAGAAACGTTGAAAAAAGAGAAAGCAGATATCCCTTGGATTTTAGTCTTAAACAAAGCCGACATAGCTTCAGAAGAAAATATCAATACCGTCCTCAGCTTCTGGAAAGAAAACAACAACGGGCTATTTAACAAAGTAATAGTTTACTCTGCCAAAGCAGTGAGAGACCTTCAAACCATCGAGAGAGCCCAAAGGGAAATAGAGAGTAAAATAATCGATGCACTTTTAAAAAAGAAAACAGTATCAATATCCATTGAAACTGATAAGAAAAAACCACTTTTCAAGAAAAAGAGAACCTCTTCCAGGTCACAAAAGGTAGAGATAAAGTTAGAAACCGATGAGGGAACAGAAATATTTGAATATCAAACAGTAGGAGAAAGAGATAAAAAACTCTTTGAAGCTCATAAAAAACTTTTAGAGACTTTCAAAGAGCTTAGTTTGCAAAAAGAAGAACTCCTTGAGCGCAGAATTCAAAAACTTAAGAAAGAATTGGTTGAAGTTGCAAACAAAAACCTTGAAAAGGTTAAAGTCTCTCCTGAAGAATTTGAGCCAATTCAGGAACTCAAAGAAACCCTTAAATTTTTAAATTCCTTACAAGAAGAGGCCCGTTCAACGGTAATAAGAAATCCCAGAGCCGACTTAACAGCAATAGTAAAAGACGTTTTAGACTACTTAGAGCGGAAAAGAAAGCTTCTTAAATTAGACTCTACTCTTATAAAAAAGAGCAAAAAGGCAGTAAAAGAAGCATACTCAAATACCAGAGATAAACTCGAAGCCATAAGAGACTTTTTCACCCCTATAATTAACCATCTGGAAGGACAGCTTAAATCACTGGAAGCAAGAGGTAAAGAACAAGCAAAACATACAGGGGAAAAACTGCAGAAACTCAAAGATACCATTAATAGCATAAACAAATCCATTCAGACTCCTCAAAAACAAACTTCAAGAAAAACTAAAAGCAACTGCATAATTCTAAATACCAGGGATTTAGAGCTAATCAGGCAGGTAAAAAGTATATGGAAAGATGTATTAAAGGATGCTTTAGCAGCCGATAACGAACTATCACACAAGTCTAAGAGAAAATCAACCATTCTCGAAAAGTGGATTTTTCTTAAAGATGTCAAAAAGTTCCTCAAGAAAGAACTTAAGATAGATGAATACCTTCTGGACAAAGCTTTAAAACAGGCATTGCATCACGACCCTCGCGACCCTTACCCGACCTTTAGTGAAACCGTTAATTCATTTTTTGAGTATCTCGTTGAACTGATTAATGAAAATTACTAA
- the hypD gene encoding hydrogenase formation protein HypD: MVELGVNLSAQELVKAIHALAPKDRKVKIMNVCGSHEHTITHSGMRALMPETIELVPGPGCPVCVCSESDVINAINLSKRDDTILCTYGDMLRVPTRIGSIRSNGGNYKMVSAPHEVLKIAEQNPDKNVVFFSIGFETTTAPTAALLEMGVPDNFYLLTSQKLTPEIMELLVKDSEVGVDAFVAPGHVSTIVGANAWRVFPEKYGIPTVVAGFEPENLLLAIARILLQLKEGRAELENVYKGVVKPEGNKRAQELMYKYFYKTAVNWRGIGYIPDSGLELRPEYNHLNAKVVFNLPEIQEEKIPGCICDRIVLGKAYPTDCKLFGKGCTPRDPKGPCMVSMEGACNIWYRFGR; encoded by the coding sequence ATGGTAGAGTTAGGCGTTAACCTTAGCGCACAGGAGCTTGTTAAGGCGATACACGCCCTTGCCCCCAAGGACAGAAAAGTAAAAATCATGAACGTTTGCGGCTCCCACGAGCACACCATAACCCACTCCGGAATGAGGGCCCTAATGCCCGAAACTATAGAGCTCGTTCCCGGCCCCGGTTGCCCGGTGTGCGTCTGCTCCGAGAGCGACGTTATAAACGCCATAAACCTCTCGAAGCGGGACGATACCATTCTGTGCACCTACGGCGATATGCTCAGGGTTCCCACCAGAATCGGCTCCATCAGGAGCAACGGCGGTAACTACAAAATGGTTTCTGCACCCCACGAGGTTCTTAAAATTGCCGAGCAGAACCCCGATAAGAACGTTGTTTTCTTCTCCATCGGTTTTGAAACAACTACCGCTCCTACCGCAGCCCTACTTGAAATGGGGGTTCCCGATAACTTCTACCTTCTCACTTCCCAGAAGCTTACCCCCGAAATAATGGAGCTGCTCGTAAAAGACTCAGAAGTTGGAGTAGATGCCTTTGTGGCTCCCGGCCACGTTTCAACAATCGTAGGGGCAAATGCCTGGAGAGTCTTCCCCGAAAAGTATGGAATACCCACCGTTGTTGCCGGTTTTGAACCGGAAAACCTGTTGCTTGCAATAGCACGCATTCTCCTTCAGCTGAAAGAGGGCAGGGCAGAGCTTGAAAACGTTTACAAAGGCGTTGTTAAGCCCGAGGGGAATAAAAGGGCCCAGGAGCTTATGTACAAATACTTCTATAAAACTGCAGTAAACTGGCGCGGCATCGGCTACATACCGGACTCCGGCCTTGAGCTCCGCCCCGAATATAACCACCTTAACGCCAAAGTTGTCTTCAACCTACCCGAAATTCAGGAGGAGAAAATTCCGGGCTGCATCTGCGACCGGATTGTCCTCGGGAAGGCCTACCCAACCGACTGTAAACTCTTCGGTAAAGGCTGCACCCCCCGGGACCCGAAAGGTCCGTGTATGGTCTCCATGGAGGGCGCTTGCAATATATGGTACCGCTTCGGCAGGTAG
- a CDS encoding dynamin family protein: MLKEFKKRKAEIFQAYDKLVQEGIAKKEEVERWKSELDREEFTVSFCGQIKAGKSTLLNALIFRKPVLPSKITPHTAKLTLIKYGEKLKFKVNFYSQKEWKELQKVEKDGEKYFDKYLKEEVNKRITKGIYPDSVLGTSKEIRELKELNKFVGADGEYTPFVKEITIYYPNPILKELTIVDTPGTNDPNPLRSEETKKWIKNSNAVVYVVYAGQAFSEPDIEFINEYLLTVPPNLMVFAVNKIDTVTSIEEVKAWVESVKNDERLKVRGIMQDKESIAFVSALAGLIERMLKDCEKAGIEPDECIPEEFQEHAEELYEKEFLDEEKHGIPELERVIEKKLIKTKGHYLLCTHKQRIIGLIDRKSLEVEKNLKAKSEQLKALGQSREEIERKIEELEQARKKLKKSIKILNDKAFENINRFRKYVDKIVNEEIRQGRRNIERIAKELESVDWDAIPGEAAFRIKATVNEMFSRIKSKLSDKNKEAQEFKQNMNIAYEEFKKNAKGLGVDVSDTFDFFPFNTIFAESMAEVEEELAEQEKELYYELEELKKECSNLAKSFIRFLTFGLVDGGNRKKFIAKIKNRSLIFIEKSLRGLPNIIKRAFRDAISQKFEEVGMVIANRIETVSKALGMLLEEEESVEKASARLKEEVAKVEKELQHLQEVKKQLSNLIKVECGHV; encoded by the coding sequence ATGCTAAAGGAATTTAAAAAAAGAAAGGCTGAGATTTTCCAGGCATACGATAAATTAGTCCAAGAAGGTATCGCTAAAAAAGAGGAGGTGGAAAGATGGAAAAGTGAACTTGACAGAGAAGAGTTTACAGTAAGTTTCTGTGGCCAAATTAAAGCAGGAAAGTCAACTCTGCTAAATGCCTTAATCTTCAGAAAGCCGGTTCTCCCTTCAAAAATAACACCTCATACAGCAAAACTCACACTAATCAAATACGGAGAAAAACTGAAATTTAAGGTTAACTTCTACTCTCAAAAAGAGTGGAAAGAGCTCCAGAAAGTAGAAAAAGACGGAGAAAAATATTTTGATAAATACCTTAAAGAAGAGGTAAACAAGAGAATTACAAAAGGTATATACCCTGACAGCGTTCTCGGAACTTCAAAGGAAATTAGAGAGCTTAAAGAGCTGAATAAGTTTGTAGGGGCCGATGGAGAGTACACTCCATTCGTAAAAGAAATAACAATCTACTACCCCAATCCCATACTCAAGGAGCTAACAATAGTAGATACTCCAGGAACAAACGACCCCAACCCTCTACGCTCTGAGGAGACGAAAAAGTGGATTAAAAACTCCAACGCCGTAGTCTACGTGGTGTATGCGGGACAGGCCTTTTCAGAGCCAGATATTGAGTTCATAAACGAATACCTGCTTACCGTTCCCCCAAACCTAATGGTATTTGCCGTAAACAAAATAGATACAGTAACAAGCATAGAAGAGGTAAAAGCCTGGGTAGAGTCAGTAAAAAATGACGAAAGGTTAAAAGTCAGAGGAATAATGCAGGATAAAGAGTCTATAGCGTTTGTAAGCGCCCTTGCAGGCCTTATAGAGCGAATGCTGAAAGATTGCGAAAAAGCAGGAATTGAGCCTGACGAGTGTATTCCTGAAGAGTTCCAGGAGCACGCCGAGGAGCTTTACGAGAAAGAGTTCTTAGACGAGGAAAAACACGGAATACCAGAGCTTGAAAGGGTAATAGAGAAGAAGCTAATTAAAACTAAAGGCCACTACCTCCTCTGCACCCACAAACAGAGAATTATCGGGCTTATAGACAGGAAAAGTTTAGAGGTTGAGAAAAACCTTAAAGCTAAAAGTGAACAGCTTAAAGCTTTAGGTCAGAGCAGAGAGGAGATTGAGAGAAAAATTGAAGAGCTTGAACAGGCCAGAAAAAAACTTAAAAAAAGCATAAAAATACTCAACGACAAAGCATTTGAGAATATAAACAGGTTTAGAAAATATGTAGACAAAATAGTTAACGAAGAGATAAGGCAGGGAAGAAGAAACATTGAAAGAATTGCAAAAGAGTTAGAGTCTGTGGACTGGGATGCAATTCCGGGAGAGGCTGCCTTCAGGATAAAGGCAACGGTAAACGAAATGTTCTCAAGGATTAAAAGCAAGCTCAGCGACAAGAATAAAGAGGCACAGGAATTTAAGCAAAATATGAATATCGCTTACGAAGAGTTCAAAAAGAATGCTAAAGGTTTAGGAGTTGATGTTTCTGATACTTTCGATTTCTTCCCGTTCAACACGATTTTTGCAGAAAGTATGGCTGAAGTTGAAGAGGAGTTAGCAGAACAGGAGAAAGAACTATACTATGAACTTGAGGAACTTAAGAAAGAATGCAGTAATTTAGCAAAAAGCTTTATCAGATTTCTAACTTTCGGATTAGTTGACGGCGGAAATAGAAAGAAGTTTATTGCCAAGATAAAAAACAGAAGCCTTATTTTTATAGAAAAATCGTTAAGAGGACTGCCTAACATTATAAAAAGGGCTTTTCGTGATGCAATTAGCCAGAAGTTTGAAGAAGTTGGAATGGTAATTGCAAATAGAATAGAAACTGTCAGTAAGGCCCTTGGAATGCTCCTGGAAGAAGAAGAGAGCGTAGAGAAAGCTTCGGCAAGGTTAAAAGAAGAAGTGGCGAAGGTGGAAAAGGAGCTCCAGCACCTTCAGGAAGTCAAAAAGCAGCTATCAAACCTTATAAAAGTGGAGTGTGGCCATGTGTAA
- a CDS encoding dynamin family protein encodes MIQELKETAAKYGLETILQKLEKLEAPIQIKIGFLGEFNSGKSSLINAILGTRILPTMEKPTTKNIIHLIPDKSVEVPEFFKEENGEIIKIEPLEFQEIALGRKEGEALVKIPALEHLPEGIEVVDTPGIASLEKTDTEITFGYLPELDAAIVCQDITFGTIPESVLKFLKRPDVKPLLSKTLFVLTKADRIPQKDIEKVKKHATKVIQTLFKELQIQERVENKIFVTSAKRAFEGDSASIESFLKGLQEEVFKKKEILEKERRLKEAAKIANELAKSLRDLLSKTELDNSQIDREINTVENELYQIEKEKKKLQEAVTEIAEQVFYIAEKLLRAHKMNIVSAEDEDELKQILSQIEEEFTDRINKLIERKLKLSEEFSSITIKEAVNSIKEQIASELKKIEIIKVILTGVLTAIVIPGAGAANAAEGIAGAFISKLGKIGKAVGLEKAGKILAKVIKSINPVEIIGNPVARKYLASKYDEIVPQISSLISNSIEEELEKILEDTFSELQEKEEIKKEILLQLKEQKLNSIKELNKYKQELLQDIEKVEKLARGV; translated from the coding sequence ATGATTCAAGAGTTGAAGGAAACAGCCGCAAAATACGGTTTAGAGACAATACTTCAAAAGCTGGAAAAGCTCGAGGCGCCCATACAAATCAAAATAGGCTTTTTGGGAGAGTTCAATTCGGGAAAATCGTCCTTAATAAACGCAATTCTCGGAACAAGAATACTGCCGACTATGGAAAAACCTACAACCAAGAACATAATCCATCTAATTCCGGACAAATCCGTTGAAGTTCCGGAGTTCTTTAAAGAAGAAAACGGAGAAATCATCAAAATAGAACCTCTGGAATTCCAGGAAATAGCACTGGGAAGAAAAGAAGGAGAAGCATTAGTAAAAATACCTGCCTTAGAACACCTTCCGGAAGGAATCGAAGTGGTCGACACCCCAGGAATAGCGTCACTCGAGAAGACCGACACAGAAATAACCTTTGGCTACCTTCCGGAACTCGATGCTGCCATTGTATGCCAAGATATAACTTTTGGAACAATCCCGGAATCGGTCCTAAAATTTCTTAAAAGACCCGATGTTAAACCCCTACTAAGTAAAACGCTCTTCGTGCTCACAAAAGCCGATAGAATTCCTCAGAAAGACATAGAAAAGGTAAAAAAACACGCCACAAAAGTAATCCAAACTCTCTTTAAAGAATTACAAATCCAAGAGAGAGTCGAAAACAAAATCTTTGTCACCTCGGCCAAAAGAGCCTTTGAAGGGGATAGCGCATCAATTGAAAGTTTCCTAAAAGGCTTACAGGAGGAAGTATTTAAGAAAAAAGAGATATTAGAAAAAGAGAGGCGCCTTAAAGAGGCAGCAAAAATTGCCAACGAACTTGCTAAGAGCCTTAGAGACCTGCTTAGCAAAACAGAACTTGATAACTCCCAAATAGACAGGGAGATAAATACCGTAGAAAATGAGCTTTACCAGATAGAAAAAGAAAAGAAAAAACTTCAAGAAGCTGTTACAGAAATAGCTGAGCAGGTTTTCTACATAGCAGAAAAACTTCTAAGAGCTCACAAAATGAATATAGTTTCAGCAGAAGATGAGGACGAGCTCAAACAAATCCTCTCCCAAATTGAAGAAGAATTCACAGATAGAATAAACAAGCTCATTGAAAGAAAGCTGAAACTATCTGAAGAGTTCTCATCGATAACCATTAAAGAAGCTGTTAATAGCATAAAAGAGCAGATAGCAAGCGAACTTAAAAAAATTGAAATCATAAAAGTAATTCTCACAGGAGTTTTAACAGCCATAGTTATCCCCGGAGCGGGAGCAGCAAACGCAGCCGAAGGTATAGCCGGTGCATTTATTTCAAAACTTGGAAAGATAGGTAAAGCAGTAGGGCTGGAGAAAGCAGGTAAGATTTTGGCCAAAGTGATTAAAAGTATTAACCCCGTAGAAATCATAGGGAATCCAGTAGCCAGAAAATACCTTGCCTCTAAGTACGATGAAATCGTTCCTCAAATCTCTTCCCTGATAAGCAACAGCATTGAGGAAGAATTAGAAAAAATCTTAGAGGATACCTTCAGTGAGCTTCAAGAGAAGGAAGAAATCAAAAAGGAAATTTTACTTCAACTGAAAGAGCAGAAACTCAACTCAATAAAGGAGCTAAACAAATACAAACAAGAACTCCTTCAGGATATTGAAAAAGTAGAAAAACTTGCAAGGGGTGTCTAA